In one Palaemon carinicauda isolate YSFRI2023 chromosome 25, ASM3689809v2, whole genome shotgun sequence genomic region, the following are encoded:
- the LOC137618955 gene encoding KRAB-A domain-containing protein 2-like: protein MDTWMYQGSVECANGDTKDMLVAWMGDNDTNDWSIGIKFVQCQKNLRFHFGISRVPYTAMFCCDAKVGLAMPSLPQEIFQRMQTEDHLLTAINAEQPIDLQDDSAAVTNDEVLPAAADEQILPSGVPI from the coding sequence atggaTACATGGATGTACCAAGGCTCTGTGGAGTGTGCTAATGGAGACACTAAGGATATGTTGGTGGCTTGGATGGGCGATAACGACACCAATGACTGGTCCATTGGCATCAAGTTTGTGCAATGTCAAAAGAACTTGAGGTTTCATTTTGGAATAAGTAGGGTGCCATACACAGCAATGTTTTGTTGTGATGCCAAAGTGGGTTTAGCTATGCCTTCATTACCACAAGAAATCTTCCAGCGCATGCAAACTGAAGATCACTTACTCACTGCCATCAACGCCGAGCAGCCTATTGATTTACAAGATGATTCTGCTGCTGTGACAAATGACGAAGTCTTGCCAGCAGCAGCTGATGAACAAATACTACCTAGCGGTGTACCAATCTAA